The following is a genomic window from Candidatus Korarchaeota archaeon NZ13-K.
CTGGGCCAGGTTCGCCATGGACCCCCTGGCCCCTGTCTTGGCCATGACGCTCACGTTAGCCCTCGGATCTATGTACTTAGAGATGACGTTGCTCACCTTGCCCCAGAAGCTATCTATGGTCTGCACTATGTCGAACTCGAGCATCTGCTCCTCCCTCATCAATCTGAGGAGCTCCTCCTTAGTCCTGTATATCGTTATCTTCTTCGTTATAGGCCTGCTCCTTATAAGTTTCATCACCTCATCCTTCATGGCCGAGTAGATTCCCTCTATCTCCCTCCTCGCCTCCTCCGGTATCATGAGCTCCTTGGGCGAGTTGGACACCCCGTAGAGCAGAACTTCCTTAGCCGCTATCTTGAGTAGCTTGTTGAGGAAATCCATGGCCACATCCTCTCCGTAGTCCCTGATCAGAACGTCTATGAGCGTTAGCCTCCCCTTCACGAGGGTGCCAACTATGTTGTCATCCAGGACCCCCGAGAGGAGCTTCCCCTTCCTTATCAGAACGTAGCCGTCTCCGGAGCAGAAAGGATCCTTACACTCCGATGCCTTCGCGGCCGACTTGGCGATGCCCTCGAAGTCCAGATCCTTCGGGAGGAGAACGGATATGAGCTGCTTTCCGGTCCAAAGCCTTCTGGGCCTCTTTATGGCCGGCTCCGGAAGCTCAGTTATCCCGGCCCTAGAGAGTATCCTTGTGGCCTCCTTCTTGTCGAAGAGGCTGTCCTTCTTCGTTATCATGTAGAGCGCCGTTATGAAGTCCTGCCTGGCGCCCACTATGGAGCCCCCGGTCCTCGGGGAGAGCATGTTGTACTTGACCCCCATGAGCTCCCTGACCTCAACGCTCCCGTCCAGTATCTGAGGCACGTGCAGGTTCATCTCATCCCCGTCGAAGTCAGCGTTGTAGGGGACGCAGACCGCCGGGTGGAGCCTGAAGGTGGCCCCGGGGAGGACCTTCACCCTGTGGCCTAGCATTGAAAGCTTGTGGAGGGAGGGCTGCCTGTTGAATATGACGTAGTCACCGTCCATCAGGTGCCTCTCAACGACATCCCCGGGTTCTAGCTGCTCGGCGGCCTCCCTGAGGGCATCCTTTCCCTTCCTCTGGAGTATCTTCAGGCTTATCGGTGTCACACCTCCCTTCCTTATGGCGTTGGCCCCAGGGTACTCGTCCGGTCCCCTCATCACAAGCTCCTTCATCCTCTCTATGTTGCTCTCGTTCACGTACTCAGGCACTGTTAGTACCATCGCTATCTCCACTGGGACGCCGACCTCATCTATATCTATCATGGGATCCGGAGAGATCACGGTCCTGGCGGAGAAGTTCACCCTCTTCCCTATCAGGTTCTTCCTTAGCCTTCCCTCCTTTCCGCTGAGCCTCTGGAAGAGGGACTTCAGGGGCCTCCTCGTCCCCTTCTGCATCGCCACTGGCATGTTTGCCGTGGCGTTGTTGAAGAAGACGCTGACCCAGTACTGAAGGTGGTCCCACTCGTTCTCCACCATGCTAACTGGAGCTCCCATCTTCTTGGAGTTGCTGAGCTTCCTGTTCGCCTTGATCAGCTCAACAAGTATGTGGGTGAGATCATCCTCGGACCTCTCACCAGTCTCCAGGTAGATGGATGGCCTCGCCGTGAGTGGGGGGACCAGGAGAACCGTTAGGACGGCCCACTCAGGCCTCGCCCTCTTAGGATCGAAGCCTATGAGGAGGGAGTCATCGTCGCTCACCCTCTCAAGTATGTCCCTTATCTCATTCGGCCAGAGCCTCCTCGGCTCGGGCTCCTTCACTATGAACTTGTAGACCTCCTCCAGCTCGACCGTGCGGATCGGGGCCCCGCAGTGAGGGCACTTCCTGTGCTTCTTCGAGTACGCCTTGACGTAGTCCCTGACGGTCCTCACGAGCTCATCGTCGATCACCTTCTCCGGATTCTCCCTCGCGTAATCCTGGGCCCTCTCTATGAAGTAGGCCCTCTTTTCCTGAGGTAGAAGAACCTTCCCGCACTTATGGCACACGGTGTTCAGGGCATCCTTTATCCTCTTCACGTACCCTATGTGAACCACTGGCATCGCGAGCTCTATCCTGCCGAAGTGCCCCGGGCAGTTCTTAGGCAGGTTCCCGCATATGGGGCACCTCTGCCTCGGGTTTATCGTCCCGAGCCTTGGGTCGAGCACGCCCCCCTGGACCGGGAGACCTCCCTCATCGTAAGCGGTCGGCTCCGTTATCTCTATGAACCCTATCTTCCTGGCGTCTGCTGGCGAGATCAGCCCGAAGATCACCTTATCAAGCCTGTAGGGGAGGACCTCCTCCTCCGGCACGGGTTCCCATATCAGGGCCATGCCATCACCTCAAGTCTCCTCCTTCACGCTCAGCCTCACGTCTATGTGGCCGCTCATCAGCTCATCTATGAACAGCTTCGACGCGTAGCTCGTGATGAGGGGCTTGACCTCCACGGATGACTGGCACCTCGGACAGAAGAACTCGTTGGTCTTCTGGTTGAAGAAGGTTATCGTTCCGCACTCCTTGCAGACGTAAACTATCGTCTTGTC
Proteins encoded in this region:
- a CDS encoding DNA-directed RNA polymerase subunit A', with amino-acid sequence MALIWEPVPEEEVLPYRLDKVIFGLISPADARKIGFIEITEPTAYDEGGLPVQGGVLDPRLGTINPRQRCPICGNLPKNCPGHFGRIELAMPVVHIGYVKRIKDALNTVCHKCGKVLLPQEKRAYFIERAQDYARENPEKVIDDELVRTVRDYVKAYSKKHRKCPHCGAPIRTVELEEVYKFIVKEPEPRRLWPNEIRDILERVSDDDSLLIGFDPKRARPEWAVLTVLLVPPLTARPSIYLETGERSEDDLTHILVELIKANRKLSNSKKMGAPVSMVENEWDHLQYWVSVFFNNATANMPVAMQKGTRRPLKSLFQRLSGKEGRLRKNLIGKRVNFSARTVISPDPMIDIDEVGVPVEIAMVLTVPEYVNESNIERMKELVMRGPDEYPGANAIRKGGVTPISLKILQRKGKDALREAAEQLEPGDVVERHLMDGDYVIFNRQPSLHKLSMLGHRVKVLPGATFRLHPAVCVPYNADFDGDEMNLHVPQILDGSVEVRELMGVKYNMLSPRTGGSIVGARQDFITALYMITKKDSLFDKKEATRILSRAGITELPEPAIKRPRRLWTGKQLISVLLPKDLDFEGIAKSAAKASECKDPFCSGDGYVLIRKGKLLSGVLDDNIVGTLVKGRLTLIDVLIRDYGEDVAMDFLNKLLKIAAKEVLLYGVSNSPKELMIPEEARREIEGIYSAMKDEVMKLIRSRPITKKITIYRTKEELLRLMREEQMLEFDIVQTIDSFWGKVSNVISKYIDPRANVSVMAKTGARGSMANLAQIMGQVGQQKVKTRIGFVLTSGRPRKGYRDRVLSYFRKGDLSPEARGFVRNSYVTGLNPAEFVFHAMSSRESLIDKGRRTEDSGYFYRRVANSLKDVYVSYDETVRDSMGHIIQFRFGGDGYDPVKLFRGEPINLERVLERHIEGERKRGVSKERIEEALREANLPLSLAERIFEAKPRESELKAIIEELKEGFERAKVEVLTPIGLISAQSIAEPTTQMVLRTFHAPGLLAMDVTHGVERFKELVFYASTSTPTMKIYLKPKCQEDLSNLRRILRNLRELRVRDLIEEYAIDNFNYQLILKPDRRALESNKIPLDRLINLIRSTAKGMKGEVSLDGDRIIVELYEAAGKEKPLQTLRSWSYRILDRTVSGVRGIKRAWVETVETDGRKEYVIRTSGSNLAAVLSMSCVDIARTITNDCKEVERVLGIEAARNCIFNELASILEEQGLEVDRRYISLVADTMTYSGTIEAIRLQAAGVSSGFFSEMKTPLSKMAFEWTTHVILNTARRGEVNRILGPLDALIMGQTPPIGTGKVSVLWDLGGGREEVLGDE